GGCGATCTTGGCGATGCGGGGGCTGGAGGCGAGCGGCTTGCCGGCCTCGACGCCGAAGCCGTTGACGACGTTGAGCACGCCGGGCGGGAGCAGGTCGGCGATCAGGTCGATCACGTACAGCAGGCTGACCGGGGTCTGCTCGGCGGGCTTGATGATCACGCAGTTGCCCGCCGCCAGGGCCGGGGCGAGCTTCCACGCGGCCATCAGGATGGGGAAGTTCCACGGGATGATCTGGCCGACCACGCCCAGCGGCTCGTGGAAGTGGTAGGCGACGGTGTCCTCGTCGATCTCGCCGACCGTGCCCTCCTGGCTGCGCACCACGCCCGCGAAGTACCGGAAGTGGTCGATCGCGAGCGGGATGTCGACATTCAGTGTCTCGCGGACGGGCTTGCCGTTCTCCCAGGTCTCGGCCACGGCGATCTTCTCGAGGTTCTCCTCCAGCCGGTCCGCGATCCGGTTGAGGATGTTGGCCCGCTCGGTGATGGAGGTGCGGCCCCAACGGTCGGCCGCGGCGTGAGCGGCGTCCAGGGCCAGATCGACGTCGGCTGCGGAGGAGCGGGCGACCTCGCAGAAGACCTTTCCGTTCACCGGCGACAGGTTCTCGAAGTAGCGACCCTCCACGGGGGCGACCCAGTCGCCACCGATGAAGTTGTCGTATCGCGGGGCGAAGTTGACGATGCTGCCGTCCGTTCCCGGCTGCGCGTACACCATGGCGGCTCTCCTCGGTGGGCGATGGTGAATGCTGTGTACGACGGCCCTCGCCGTCGTGGTGCGCATCACTGTGAGCCCGCGAGGTTGGCGCAAGGTTGGTGACGCCGGTACGCCGGTGGCGCCGGGTCAGCGCAGGGCGGTGGTGAGCCGGCCGACCGCGATCGCCCGGCGGGCGTCACCCGGACCTATCAGGCGCAGTGCGTGCTCGTGCACCTCGGCGTCGTACGGCGCCCGCTCGCCGTAGCGCAAAGCGTGCTCCGCACTGGCGCTCGCCAGGACCGCCTCCCGTACGGCCACCTCCAGACGAGTGCGCCACTCCTCGATGCCAGGAGCCTCGGAACGAGGGAGCAGCGGACCACGGTAGAGGCGCAGAGCCGTGTCCGTGTCACCCCGCTCCAGCGCGCGCAGCACATCGACGGCGTCGCAGGAGACCGGTGCGGTGAGTGCGTAGCGGCGGGCGGCGATGCCGCCGCCGAGGGCCCGGCGCAGATGCGAGATCTCCGCCTTGAACGTGGAGGCGGTCACGGGCCGGTCGCCGTACAGGGCGTCGCGCAGCCGCTCCGAGGAGAAGCCGTCCGGTTCCAGAGCGAGGAGGGTGAGGATCTCCAGTTGCCGGGGGCGCAGAGCGAGCAGAGCGCCCCCGCGCGTGGCTTTCTCCTCGCCCATGCAGGTCAGCCGCACCTGGGGCACGTCGTCCCGGGGCCCGGCCGGCAGTCCGGCGCGGAGCCCGGCCTCGATGGCGGACGCCAGACCGCGCACCGTGGACATGGCCAGAGGGTGTGAGCGGTCCCAGGTGGTGGACAGGTCCAGGACGCCGAGGATGCGCCCGTCGGGTCCGTGGATCGGCGCGCCGTAACAGACCCAGCCGTGCAGCGCGGCCACCAGGTGTTCGGCCGAGAAGACGGTGCTGGGGCGGCCGGTGCGCAGCGCCAGGGACAGGGCGTTGGTGCCCATGGCCTGCTCGTTCCAGCGGCCCCCTGGGGCGAAGTTGACCCGCTCGGCTCGCCGGAGCATGTCCTGACCGGCGCAGGTCCACATGATCGTTCCCGACTCGTCGGTGACCGCGGCGACGAAACCGGCGTCGTCGGCGACGCTGCGCAGCTCGTCGGAGAGGGCGTCGACCGGCCGGCGCAGCAGCGAGTCGGTCCAGCGGTTCCGGACCGTGCCGTCGTCGGCGGCCGGCGCGCTGTCCCGGGCCGGGTCCACGCTGCCAAGGGAGCGCACCCAGGAGTCGGCCACCTCATGGCGCAGCCCCTCGTGGCCGCTCGGCGCCGAGCCCGTGGATTTCACCAGCGACACCGTCCGGGACCACTCACCCTCGAGTGCGGCCCTGCGCTGCCGAAGGTCACTGCGCTGTGACATGTGCTTCCCTGTCGTAAAAAACGGGGCGAACCACAATTCTTCGCCTCAACGGTACAGGGCACACCTGCCCGGTCAGGCAGGTTCCCCTGTCCGGACGGGCAGGTGCCGCGTCCGGTTGCACGCCCCTAGCTTGGTCTGCGTTTGACGACAGTGTTATCGGCGAATGAAGCAGTGAAATCAAGGTTTCGCACAGGTTGCGGACCGCACGCCCTCGTGGAGGTCACATGTCGCTCACCTCCGGTGCCATGGTGACCAGCGGTATTGACCCGAGTGCCGACTGGAGCCGTGACGAGCACCACGGCGAACTCCTGGGGCCGCAGGAGACGGGCACCGAGGCTCTCCGGCAGTCCGCCAGGATGGCCAAGTTCCATGTGCCCGAGGTTCTCTTCGGGCCCGGCTCGCTGAGCGAGCTCGGTCACTGCGCGCTCAGGCTAGGCGGCCGTCGGCCGTTCCTCGTCACCGACCCGGGGCTGATCGAGGCGGGCTGGGTGGACGAGGCGGTGGGCCATCTGCGCAGGGTCGGCCTGCGGCCCGTCGTCTGGCACGACGTGACACCCAATCCCAAGGACCACGAGGTCGAGGCCGGCTTCCAGCGGTACGCGGCCAGCGGATGCGACGTGATCGTGGGTGTGGGCGGGGGTTCCGTCATCGACGCGGCCAAGGGCGTGGCGATCCTGTCCAGCAACGGCGGGCGCATCCTCGACTACGAGGGCGTGGACCGGGTCGGCCGGCCGATTCCGCCCACCGTGATGGTGCCCTCCACCTCGGGAACCGGGGCGGACGTGTCGCAGTTCGCCGTCATCACGGACACCGCCGAGCACATCAAGATCACCATCGTGAGCCGCACTCTGGTGCCGGAGATCTCGGTCATCGACCCGCGCCTGCTGACCACCATGCCGGGCTGGCTCAACGCGGCGACGGGCCTGGACGCCCTGACCCACGCCATCGAGGCGTTCGTGTCCCGGGCGCACAACCCGCTGACGGACATCCACGCACTCCACGCGGTGGAACTGATCACCCGGAATCTGGTGCGCACCCAGGTGCGGCCCAAGGACTTCGCCGCCCGGCTCGCGATGGCACAGGCCGCGCTGGAGGCCGGCATGGCCTTCACGAACGCGATCCTCGGGGCGACGCACGCGATGAGCCACCAGGTCGGCGGCCTGCTGGACGCCCCGCACGGCGTGGTCAACGGCGTGCTGCTGCCGCACGTCATCCGGTTCAACGCCGAGGCGCGGCCGCAGCGGTTCGTCGCACTCGGGACGGCGGCGGGCATCGCGACCGAGGGCGTACCACCCCGCGAGGTGGCCGCCCGGCTCGCGGACCAGGTGCGCGCGCTGGCGGACGACGTCGGTGTCCCCAAGGGCCTGGCCGGCCTCGGGGTCACGGAGTCCGACGTGCCCGTACTGGCCCGCACCACGCTGAAGGACGCCTGTATGGCGACCAACCCCAGGGATGTCGACGTGCGGGACGTCGAGGCACTGTTCCGCGAGGCTCTGTGAGGAGGTACCGGTGAGCGTCCCCGAACAGCCCGGACACGCCCCCGACCTGGGGGTGCTCACCGGCCTGCGGTCGGGCAAGCGCTCGTACTACCCGGCCTACGTGCGCTCCACCGAGCGGCTGGAGCGGACAGTGGAGGCGCTCGACGGCATCTCCCGGGCCCTGGTGCGGACGGCGGAGGGGCCGCGTGCCCTGGTCGAAGCGGTCGTACGGACCGCGGCCGAGCACCTGCAGGCGCGCTGGCTGCTGCTGGCCGTGGCCGACGGCGCCCTGCGCGCGGCCCGGCCGCGCTTCCTGCTGTACGCCGACGACGTACTGATCGACGACGAGACCCATGTGCCCGCCGAGGTGCGCGAACATCTGCGCGTGCTGCGCACCCGGCCGTGGGAGGCCGCAAGCCCGCACAACGGACCCGGGTGGGTGCGTGCGCCGATGACCCTGGACGGCGAACCGGTCGGCGGGATCGCGGCGCAGCCCGGCGCCGGCGTCGAGGTGGCGGACACCGACCTGGCGATCCTCAGGGTCCTTGCCAACCAGGCCGCCGTCGCCGTGCACAACACGTTCCTCTTCCACGCGGCGGCCACCCTGCGCGGGCGGACGGAGGAACTGTCCGAGGCGGCCGAGCGGCAGGCCCGTGACCTGGCGGCACGCAAGGCCGAGCTGGCCGAGACCCAGGCCCGGCTCCTCGACGCGATGCAACGGCAGGCCCTGGACGACGAGCGGCGCCGCATCGCCCGTGAACTGCACGACAGTGTCACCCAGTACGTGCTCAGCGCGGGTATGACCGTCGAGGTGTGCCGGGCCGAACTGGAGTCGCTCGGCGGGCGGGCCAAGGAGATCGCCGAGCAGCTGGCCGGCGCCAAGGATCTCAACCGGCAGGCGGTGGAACGCCTGCGTGCCGCCATCTACGCGCTGCACCGCACCTCGCAGGAGCCCGCGGGCCCGCTCCCCGTGATGCTCGAACGGCTCTCCACGGTGCATCTGACCACGGACCTCGACGTGCGGGTGCGCGTGGACGGCAGCCCACTGCCGCTACCGGGCGAGGCCGAGCAGTCGCTGCTCCGGCTGACCGGCGAGGCCCTGTTCAACTCCGCCACGCACGGCAGGGCCGGCCGGGCACTGGTCCGACTGCGGTACCTGCCCGGCTCCGTCGTGCTGACCGTCTCCGACGACGGCGGCGGCGACCCGGCCCAACTGCGCCGCGCCCTGCGGCTCGCCCGGGCCACCGACCTGTCCGGTCGCCACCGGGGACTGGCCAACATGCTCGCCAGGACGGAGGAGCTGGGCGGCAGACTGTCCATCCGCCGCTCACGCATGGGAGGCGTCCTGCTGCGAGCCGACATCCCGCTGCCGGTGCCCGAACAACGAGGAGAGCGCCGATGACCAGCGAGCAGCAGACGACGGCCCCCGCGGCGGCCCAGCGGATCGTTCTGGTGGACGACCATGCGATCGTCCGCCACGGGGTGCGCTCCATCCTGGAGCGGGAGAGCGACCTGGAAGTGGTCGGAGAGGCGAGTACGGCAGCCGAAGCGGCCGCCGTCGTCGAACGGACGAAACCGTCCATCGTGCTGCTGGACCTGAAGCTGTCGACCGGGACCGACACCGAGGGCTTGGACCTGTGCGCCCGGCTGACCGAGCGGCATCCGGGGCTGGCGGTGCTGGTTCTCACCACCTTCCTCGACGACTCCCTGGTGGTGGAGGCGATCCAGCACGGCGCCCGCGGCTACGTCGTCAAGGACGTCGACACCACCGAACTGCTGCGCTCCATCCGTGCCGTGGCCCGCAACGAGAGCGCCTTCGACTCGCACGCCGCCGCGGCGATGGTGCGCGCCATGCGCGTGCAGCCCGAGCAGCCCAGATTCACCGAACGCGAGGTAATGGTCCTGAAGCTGCTCGCCCGAGGGTTGAGCAACCGGGACATCGGGGCCGAGCTGTACATCTCGGAGACGACGGTGAAGTTCCACGTCCGCAACGTCATGCGCAAGATGGACGCGAACAGCCGCGCGGAAGTCGTGTACGAGGCGGGCAAGATGGGCGTGATCTGACATTGGGAAGGGCGAGGAGGGCCGGCTGTGGCCGGCGACGGCACCCGCCCGTGTCCGGTGTCAGCCGGGATCGACGATCAGCCAGCCGCCGTGCCAGGAGCCGACGGAGAAGCGGTGGCCGGTGCGGCGGCCCATTTCGGCGAGCTGGTCCTCGTCGAAGCACCGCACGTGCCCGTAGGCGGCGGTCGGCTCGTCCTCGTACGGCACCGCCACCACCACCCGTTTCCGGGCCAGCCGCAGCGCCTCCCGGACGACGGCCTCGCCGTGTCCGGGGTCCAGGTGCTCCAGCACGTGGACGACCGTGACGGTGTCCACCGAGCGGTCCGGCAGCGGCACCCGCGCGGCGTCGCAGACCAGGGTGTCCAGCCGCAGGCCGCGCACCCGGGCCACAGCGTCCAGCAGCCGCATGGTGCCCCCCGCGAGATCCGAGGCGATCACCGTGTACTCCGGCTTCTCGGCGAACAGCAAGGGCAGGAAGCCGAAGCAGGAGCCCAGGTCCAGTACCGTGCCCGCGCCGACCAGGTCCATGGCGTGGTGATACACGGGGGCGAAGCCGGCGATCGACGAGTGGTCGGCCGGTTCCGGGGCCTGCCGGGCTCCCCGGATGCGGGCCAGCGTGTTGGCGTAGAACGTGGTCCAGGCGGGCAGCGGCTCGTCCACACACGAGCGCACCACCCCCGTGAAGACGCGCTCGAAGATGTCACTGCCGGACAGCCAGCCGGGGGCGAACAACTCC
Above is a genomic segment from Streptomyces sp. SLBN-31 containing:
- a CDS encoding GAF domain-containing protein, giving the protein MSQRSDLRQRRAALEGEWSRTVSLVKSTGSAPSGHEGLRHEVADSWVRSLGSVDPARDSAPAADDGTVRNRWTDSLLRRPVDALSDELRSVADDAGFVAAVTDESGTIMWTCAGQDMLRRAERVNFAPGGRWNEQAMGTNALSLALRTGRPSTVFSAEHLVAALHGWVCYGAPIHGPDGRILGVLDLSTTWDRSHPLAMSTVRGLASAIEAGLRAGLPAGPRDDVPQVRLTCMGEEKATRGGALLALRPRQLEILTLLALEPDGFSSERLRDALYGDRPVTASTFKAEISHLRRALGGGIAARRYALTAPVSCDAVDVLRALERGDTDTALRLYRGPLLPRSEAPGIEEWRTRLEVAVREAVLASASAEHALRYGERAPYDAEVHEHALRLIGPGDARRAIAVGRLTTALR
- a CDS encoding MadS family sensor histidine kinase; translated protein: MSVPEQPGHAPDLGVLTGLRSGKRSYYPAYVRSTERLERTVEALDGISRALVRTAEGPRALVEAVVRTAAEHLQARWLLLAVADGALRAARPRFLLYADDVLIDDETHVPAEVREHLRVLRTRPWEAASPHNGPGWVRAPMTLDGEPVGGIAAQPGAGVEVADTDLAILRVLANQAAVAVHNTFLFHAAATLRGRTEELSEAAERQARDLAARKAELAETQARLLDAMQRQALDDERRRIARELHDSVTQYVLSAGMTVEVCRAELESLGGRAKEIAEQLAGAKDLNRQAVERLRAAIYALHRTSQEPAGPLPVMLERLSTVHLTTDLDVRVRVDGSPLPLPGEAEQSLLRLTGEALFNSATHGRAGRALVRLRYLPGSVVLTVSDDGGGDPAQLRRALRLARATDLSGRHRGLANMLARTEELGGRLSIRRSRMGGVLLRADIPLPVPEQRGERR
- a CDS encoding iron-containing alcohol dehydrogenase, which gives rise to MSLTSGAMVTSGIDPSADWSRDEHHGELLGPQETGTEALRQSARMAKFHVPEVLFGPGSLSELGHCALRLGGRRPFLVTDPGLIEAGWVDEAVGHLRRVGLRPVVWHDVTPNPKDHEVEAGFQRYAASGCDVIVGVGGGSVIDAAKGVAILSSNGGRILDYEGVDRVGRPIPPTVMVPSTSGTGADVSQFAVITDTAEHIKITIVSRTLVPEISVIDPRLLTTMPGWLNAATGLDALTHAIEAFVSRAHNPLTDIHALHAVELITRNLVRTQVRPKDFAARLAMAQAALEAGMAFTNAILGATHAMSHQVGGLLDAPHGVVNGVLLPHVIRFNAEARPQRFVALGTAAGIATEGVPPREVAARLADQVRALADDVGVPKGLAGLGVTESDVPVLARTTLKDACMATNPRDVDVRDVEALFREAL
- a CDS encoding MadR family response regulator transcription factor produces the protein MTSEQQTTAPAAAQRIVLVDDHAIVRHGVRSILERESDLEVVGEASTAAEAAAVVERTKPSIVLLDLKLSTGTDTEGLDLCARLTERHPGLAVLVLTTFLDDSLVVEAIQHGARGYVVKDVDTTELLRSIRAVARNESAFDSHAAAAMVRAMRVQPEQPRFTEREVMVLKLLARGLSNRDIGAELYISETTVKFHVRNVMRKMDANSRAEVVYEAGKMGVI
- the mftM gene encoding mycofactocin oligosaccharide methyltransferase MftM, with the protein product MSVPSIRIAVAARRIDPLAPNPPGVYADHLVRVVRGSPRGDGAAPRPVVRTEHFALRRRGRRVELSHSLRPEHLDNDLAGLLAEELFAPGWLSGSDIFERVFTGVVRSCVDEPLPAWTTFYANTLARIRGARQAPEPADHSSIAGFAPVYHHAMDLVGAGTVLDLGSCFGFLPLLFAEKPEYTVIASDLAGGTMRLLDAVARVRGLRLDTLVCDAARVPLPDRSVDTVTVVHVLEHLDPGHGEAVVREALRLARKRVVVAVPYEDEPTAAYGHVRCFDEDQLAEMGRRTGHRFSVGSWHGGWLIVDPG